A genomic segment from Paralichthys olivaceus isolate ysfri-2021 chromosome 22, ASM2471397v2, whole genome shotgun sequence encodes:
- the phka1a gene encoding phosphorylase b kinase regulatory subunit alpha, skeletal muscle isoform isoform X7, whose protein sequence is MRSRSNSGVKLDNYARMVQQTILKHQDPVTGLLPGSPDQPDAWVRDNVYSVLSVWALSLAYRKNADRDEDKAKAYELEQSVVKLMRGVLQCIMRQLDKVEKFKYSRSTSDSLHAKYNTRTCAPVVGDDEWGHLQVDATSLFLFFLAQMTASGLHIVYTQDEVDVVQNLMFYIEAAYKVADYGMWERGDKTNQGITEINVSSIGMAKAALEALDDLNLFGAKGGPGSVVHALADDIQHCQSILTSMLPQASISKEVDAGVLSIISYPAFAVEDINIVNMTKEEIISKLQGRYGCCRFLRDGHKTPKEDPSRLYYESAELKLFENIECEWPLFWTYLILDGIFINSPEQVQEYQEALEGILIKQKDGLRLVPELYSVPADKVEEENMNPHSVERVSAGKCPLKWGQSLYILGNLLSEGFLAPGEIDPLNRRFSTIPKPDVVVQVSILAETEEIKELLLKNGIDVQTVADIHPIHVQPPKVLSHIYARLGRNPRLGLTGRPYRRIGVLGTSKFYIIRNTMFSFTPQFIDHQQFYLALDNKMIVEMLRTEISYLSSRWRMTGRPTVTFPISQTMLTEDHTNLDPAVLATLKKLQDGYYGGARIQTGKLSEFLTTSCFAHLSFLDGKGPVSMGHHSEGFDDASSDDGYVHELRYDDEADDLAQYLDHLLAHAAPKKPKQKVGGMGKFKAAVNKTKEMVSLTKKAKELNVQNVNMYLPNKLFRSRHPSLNLNFPERPEEQQNVGPDVQVTTESGIPRDASGDIDYTALVQMLKDTQSLQDQADILLILFKDKGMDWDTELLGKGSTVQSLLTDLYEKAGEFKLWGLIRMISGILRKKVEELDSACSDLLAHQKHLTVGLPPEPREKTITAPIPADQLAALIDEASENNISVAILTQEIMVYLAMSIRTQPSLFSEMFRLRIGLIIQVMATELAQSLNCSGEEATESLMSLSPSELKNLLHHILSGKEFGVQRSVREVDTGVSPAISIHHLGNVGATKSERAGISKLKSDMRMADHRLSLTEPLKDPRMPLTDPVTEGMRSQSLDIENIDSGRYRMTSIESLEIPECTPVAKDTRHGQWLRRRRLDGALNRVPVGFYQKVWKILQKCHGLSIEGFVLPSSTTREMTPGEIKFSVHVETVLNRVPQPEYRQLLVEAILVLTMLADVEIQSIGSIIHIEKIVHLANDMFYKDQMDLGAEEHILDKDPATGVCRLLYDSAPSGRFGSMTYLTKAVAEYVQDLLPSGSCAVQ, encoded by the exons GATCCGGTGACGGGTCTCCTGCCGGGCAGCCCGGATCAGCCGGACGCGTGGGTGCGAGACAACGTTTACAGCGTCTTGTCTGTGTGGGCCCTCAGTCTCGCCTACAGGAAGAAcgcagacagagatgaagacaaGGCCAAGGCCTACGAGCTGGAGCag AGTGTGGTAAAGCTGATGAGAGGTGTCCTGCAGTGTATCATGCGGCAG CTGGATAAGGTGGAGAAGTTTAAATACAGCAGAAGCACCTCAGACTCCCTCCACGCCAAGTACAACACCAGGACCTGCGCTCCAGTGGTCGGAGACGACGAGTGGGGTCACCTGCAGGTGGACGCCACCTCACTCTTCCTGTTCTTCCTCGCCCAGATGACCGCGTCTG GCCTTCACATCGTCTACACTCAGGATGAAGTGGACGTCGTTCAGAATCTCATGTTCTACATCGAGGCAGCTTATAAAGTGGCG GATTACGGGATGTGGGAAAGAGGAGACAAAACCAACCAGGGCATCACTGAGATTAACGTCAGCTCTATAGGCATGGCCAAG GCAGCTCTGGAGGCGTTGGACGACCTCAACCTGTTCGGAGCAAAAGGAGGACCTGGATCTGTGGTCCACGCCTTAGCTGACGACATACAGCACtgccag TCCATCCTGACCTCCATGTTACCCCAAGCGTCCATCTCTAAAGAGGTGGACGCCGGAGTCCTGTCCATCATCTCGTACCCTGCGTTTGCTGTCGAGGACATAAACATCGTCAACATGACCAAGGAGGAGATCATCTCCAAACTCCAG GGTCGATACGGCTGCTGCAGGTTCCTCAGGGATGGACACAAAACACCTAAAGAG GATCCGAGCAGACTGTATTACGAGTCCGCAGAACTGAAGCTGTTCGAGAACATCGAGTGCGAGTGGCCGCTCTTCTGGACCTACCTCATTCTGGACGGTATTTTTATCAACAGCCCAGAACAG gTGCAGGAGTACCAGGAGGCTCTGGAGGGAATCctcatcaaacagaaagacGGGTTACGTCTGGTCCCAGAGCTCTACAGCGTCCCCGCAGATAAG gtggaggaggagaacatgaaCCCTCACTCTGTGGAGAGAGTTTCTGCCGgtaaatgtcctctgaagtgGGGACAGTCTCTGTACATCCTGGGAAACCTTTTGTCTGAG GGTTTTCTTGCTCCTGGAGAGATCGACCCTCTGAACCGCCGTTTCTCCACCATCCCTAAGCCTGATGTGGTCGTACAGG TGTCAATTCTGGCCGAGACCGAGGAGATTAAAGAGCTGCTGTTGAAGAACGGTATCGACGTTCAGACGGTGGCCGACATCCATCCCATCCACGTGCAGCCCCCCAAAGTCCTGAGCCACATTTACGCCCGACTCG GACGTAACCCGAGGCTCGGTCTGACCGGACGACCCTACAGGAGGATCGGAGTGTTGGGAACCTCAAAGTTCTACATCATCAGGAACACCATGTTCTCATTCACTCCGCAG TTCATCGATCACCAGCAGTTCTACCTGGCGTTGGACAACAAGATGATCGTGGAGATGTTGAGGACAGAAATCTCCTACCTCTCATCCAGGTGGAGGATGACTGGACGACCCACTGTCACGTTTCCCATTTCACAGACGATGCtga ctgaaGACCACACAAACCTGGACCCTGCCGTCTTGGCCACACTGAAGAAGTTACAGGACGGGTACTATGGAGGAGCGAG GATCCAGACGGGGAAGCTGTCGGAATTCTtgaccacttcctgtttcgCCCACCTGAGTTTCCTGGACGGTAAGGGTCCCGTCAGCATGGGCCACCACAGCGAAGGGTTTGATGATGCGAGTAGCGACGATGGATACGTGCATGAGTTACGTTATGATGATG AGGCCGATGACCTCGCTCAGTACCTGGACCACCTGTTGGCCCACGCTGCCCCCAAGAAGCCCAAACAGAAGGTCGGGGGAATGGGCAAGTTCAAGGCCGCAGTCAACAAAACAAAGGAGATGGTGTCTCTGACGAAAAAGGCTAAGGAGCTCAACGTACAGA ACGTCAACATGTACCTGCCAAACAAACTGTTTCGCTCTCGTCACCCGTCGCTCAACCTGAACTTCCCGGAACGCCCCGAAGAACAACAAAATGTG GGTCCAGACGTGCAGGTCACCACGGAGAGCGGCATCCCCAGAGACGCCAGCGGAGACATCGACTACACGGCTTTGGTCCAGATGCTGAAAGACACACAAAGTCTCCAGGACCAGGCGGACAtactcctcatcctcttcaaaGACAA GGGCATGGACTGGGACACTGAGCTGCTCGGGAAAGGCTCCACGGTGCAATCGCTGCTCACCGACCTTTACGAAAAGGCCGGAGAGTTCAAGCTGTGGGGCCTCATCAGGATGATCTCTGGCATTCTGAGGAAGAAGGTGGAGGAGCTCGACTCG GCTTGCTCTGATTTGCTGGCGCACCAGAAGCACCTGACTGTGGGTCTGCCTCCTGAGCCCAGAGAGAAAACCATCACGGCTCCGATACCTGCGGACCAGCTGGCTGCGCTCATCGACGAGGCCAGCGAAAACAACATCAGCGTGGCCATACTCACTCAG GAGATCATGGTGTATCTGGCCATGAGCATCAGGACTCAGCCCAGTTTGTTCAGCGAGATGTTCAGGCTCCGTATCGGCCTCATCATCCAGGTCATGGCCACAGAACTGGCTCAGTCGCTCAACTGTTCAG GAGAGGAGGCCACAGAGAGTCTGATGAGTTTGAGTCCGTCTGAACTGAAGAATCTCCTCCACCACATCCTCAGCGGGAAGGAGTTCGGAGTCCAGCGCAGCG tgcGAGAGGTGGACACCGGAGTCAGTCCCGCCatctccatccatcatctgggCAACGTTGGCGCCACCAAGAGCGAGAGAGCCGGCATCAGCAAACTGAAGAGCGACATGAGGATG GCAGACCACAGGTTGTCGCTGACGGAACCATTAAAG GACCCCAGGATGCCTTTAACTGATCCAGTCAcagag GGAATGAGATCTCAGTCACTGGACATAGAAAACATCGACTCTGGG AGGTACCGGATGACGTCAATAGAGTCTCTGGAAATCCCGGAGTGCACTCCTGTCGCCAAGGACACCAGACACGGCCAATGGCTGCGCAGGAGGCGTCTGGACGGCGCCCTGAACCGAGTCCCCGTCGGGTTCTACCAGAAAGTCTGGAAGATCCTGCAGAAG TGCCACGGTCTCTCCATCGAGGGGTTTGTTCTTCCTTCTTCTACCACCAGAGAG ATGACGCCTGGTGAGATCAAGTTCTCCGTCCACGTGGAGACGGTTTTGAACCGCGTCCCTCAGCCTGAGTACCggcagctgctggtggaggccATCTTGGTCCTCACCATGCTGGCTGACGTGGAGATCCAGAGCATCGGCTCCATCATCCACATCGAGAAGATCGTCCACCTCGCCAACGACATGTTCTACAAGGATCAG ATGGACCTCGGAGCAGAGGAGCACATCCTGGACAAGGACCCGGCCACCGGGGTGTGCAGGCTGCTGTACGACAGCGCCCCCAGTGGTCGCTTCGGGAGCATGACCTACCTCACCAAGGCCGTGGCGGAGTACGTGCAGGACCTGCTGCCCAGCGGGTCGTGTGCAGTGCAGTGA
- the phka1a gene encoding phosphorylase b kinase regulatory subunit alpha, skeletal muscle isoform isoform X8 produces MRSRSNSGVKLDNYARMVQQTILKHQDPVTGLLPGSPDQPDAWVRDNVYSVLSVWALSLAYRKNADRDEDKAKAYELEQSVVKLMRGVLQCIMRQLDKVEKFKYSRSTSDSLHAKYNTRTCAPVVGDDEWGHLQVDATSLFLFFLAQMTASGLHIVYTQDEVDVVQNLMFYIEAAYKVADYGMWERGDKTNQGITEINVSSIGMAKAALEALDDLNLFGAKGGPGSVVHALADDIQHCQSILTSMLPQASISKEVDAGVLSIISYPAFAVEDINIVNMTKEEIISKLQGRYGCCRFLRDGHKTPKEDPSRLYYESAELKLFENIECEWPLFWTYLILDGIFINSPEQVQEYQEALEGILIKQKDGLRLVPELYSVPADKVEEENMNPHSVERVSAGKCPLKWGQSLYILGNLLSEGFLAPGEIDPLNRRFSTIPKPDVVVQVSILAETEEIKELLLKNGIDVQTVADIHPIHVQPPKVLSHIYARLGRNPRLGLTGRPYRRIGVLGTSKFYIIRNTMFSFTPQFIDHQQFYLALDNKMIVEMLRTEISYLSSRWRMTGRPTVTFPISQTMLTEDHTNLDPAVLATLKKLQDGYYGGARIQTGKLSEFLTTSCFAHLSFLDGKGPVSMGHHSEGFDDASSDDGYVHELRYDDEADDLAQYLDHLLAHAAPKKPKQKVGGMGKFKAAVNKTKEMVSLTKKAKELNVQNVNMYLPNKLFRSRHPSLNLNFPERPEEQQNVGPDVQVTTESGIPRDASGDIDYTALVQMLKDTQSLQDQADILLILFKDKGMDWDTELLGKGSTVQSLLTDLYEKAGEFKLWGLIRMISGILRKKVEELDSACSDLLAHQKHLTVGLPPEPREKTITAPIPADQLAALIDEASENNISVAILTQEIMVYLAMSIRTQPSLFSEMFRLRIGLIIQVMATELAQSLNCSGEEATESLMSLSPSELKNLLHHILSGKEFGVQRSVREVDTGVSPAISIHHLGNVGATKSERAGISKLKSDMRMLEHRLSLTDPSKADHRLSLTEPLKGMRSQSLDIENIDSGRYRMTSIESLEIPECTPVAKDTRHGQWLRRRRLDGALNRVPVGFYQKVWKILQKCHGLSIEGFVLPSSTTREMTPGEIKFSVHVETVLNRVPQPEYRQLLVEAILVLTMLADVEIQSIGSIIHIEKIVHLANDMFYKDQMDLGAEEHILDKDPATGVCRLLYDSAPSGRFGSMTYLTKAVAEYVQDLLPSGSCAVQ; encoded by the exons GATCCGGTGACGGGTCTCCTGCCGGGCAGCCCGGATCAGCCGGACGCGTGGGTGCGAGACAACGTTTACAGCGTCTTGTCTGTGTGGGCCCTCAGTCTCGCCTACAGGAAGAAcgcagacagagatgaagacaaGGCCAAGGCCTACGAGCTGGAGCag AGTGTGGTAAAGCTGATGAGAGGTGTCCTGCAGTGTATCATGCGGCAG CTGGATAAGGTGGAGAAGTTTAAATACAGCAGAAGCACCTCAGACTCCCTCCACGCCAAGTACAACACCAGGACCTGCGCTCCAGTGGTCGGAGACGACGAGTGGGGTCACCTGCAGGTGGACGCCACCTCACTCTTCCTGTTCTTCCTCGCCCAGATGACCGCGTCTG GCCTTCACATCGTCTACACTCAGGATGAAGTGGACGTCGTTCAGAATCTCATGTTCTACATCGAGGCAGCTTATAAAGTGGCG GATTACGGGATGTGGGAAAGAGGAGACAAAACCAACCAGGGCATCACTGAGATTAACGTCAGCTCTATAGGCATGGCCAAG GCAGCTCTGGAGGCGTTGGACGACCTCAACCTGTTCGGAGCAAAAGGAGGACCTGGATCTGTGGTCCACGCCTTAGCTGACGACATACAGCACtgccag TCCATCCTGACCTCCATGTTACCCCAAGCGTCCATCTCTAAAGAGGTGGACGCCGGAGTCCTGTCCATCATCTCGTACCCTGCGTTTGCTGTCGAGGACATAAACATCGTCAACATGACCAAGGAGGAGATCATCTCCAAACTCCAG GGTCGATACGGCTGCTGCAGGTTCCTCAGGGATGGACACAAAACACCTAAAGAG GATCCGAGCAGACTGTATTACGAGTCCGCAGAACTGAAGCTGTTCGAGAACATCGAGTGCGAGTGGCCGCTCTTCTGGACCTACCTCATTCTGGACGGTATTTTTATCAACAGCCCAGAACAG gTGCAGGAGTACCAGGAGGCTCTGGAGGGAATCctcatcaaacagaaagacGGGTTACGTCTGGTCCCAGAGCTCTACAGCGTCCCCGCAGATAAG gtggaggaggagaacatgaaCCCTCACTCTGTGGAGAGAGTTTCTGCCGgtaaatgtcctctgaagtgGGGACAGTCTCTGTACATCCTGGGAAACCTTTTGTCTGAG GGTTTTCTTGCTCCTGGAGAGATCGACCCTCTGAACCGCCGTTTCTCCACCATCCCTAAGCCTGATGTGGTCGTACAGG TGTCAATTCTGGCCGAGACCGAGGAGATTAAAGAGCTGCTGTTGAAGAACGGTATCGACGTTCAGACGGTGGCCGACATCCATCCCATCCACGTGCAGCCCCCCAAAGTCCTGAGCCACATTTACGCCCGACTCG GACGTAACCCGAGGCTCGGTCTGACCGGACGACCCTACAGGAGGATCGGAGTGTTGGGAACCTCAAAGTTCTACATCATCAGGAACACCATGTTCTCATTCACTCCGCAG TTCATCGATCACCAGCAGTTCTACCTGGCGTTGGACAACAAGATGATCGTGGAGATGTTGAGGACAGAAATCTCCTACCTCTCATCCAGGTGGAGGATGACTGGACGACCCACTGTCACGTTTCCCATTTCACAGACGATGCtga ctgaaGACCACACAAACCTGGACCCTGCCGTCTTGGCCACACTGAAGAAGTTACAGGACGGGTACTATGGAGGAGCGAG GATCCAGACGGGGAAGCTGTCGGAATTCTtgaccacttcctgtttcgCCCACCTGAGTTTCCTGGACGGTAAGGGTCCCGTCAGCATGGGCCACCACAGCGAAGGGTTTGATGATGCGAGTAGCGACGATGGATACGTGCATGAGTTACGTTATGATGATG AGGCCGATGACCTCGCTCAGTACCTGGACCACCTGTTGGCCCACGCTGCCCCCAAGAAGCCCAAACAGAAGGTCGGGGGAATGGGCAAGTTCAAGGCCGCAGTCAACAAAACAAAGGAGATGGTGTCTCTGACGAAAAAGGCTAAGGAGCTCAACGTACAGA ACGTCAACATGTACCTGCCAAACAAACTGTTTCGCTCTCGTCACCCGTCGCTCAACCTGAACTTCCCGGAACGCCCCGAAGAACAACAAAATGTG GGTCCAGACGTGCAGGTCACCACGGAGAGCGGCATCCCCAGAGACGCCAGCGGAGACATCGACTACACGGCTTTGGTCCAGATGCTGAAAGACACACAAAGTCTCCAGGACCAGGCGGACAtactcctcatcctcttcaaaGACAA GGGCATGGACTGGGACACTGAGCTGCTCGGGAAAGGCTCCACGGTGCAATCGCTGCTCACCGACCTTTACGAAAAGGCCGGAGAGTTCAAGCTGTGGGGCCTCATCAGGATGATCTCTGGCATTCTGAGGAAGAAGGTGGAGGAGCTCGACTCG GCTTGCTCTGATTTGCTGGCGCACCAGAAGCACCTGACTGTGGGTCTGCCTCCTGAGCCCAGAGAGAAAACCATCACGGCTCCGATACCTGCGGACCAGCTGGCTGCGCTCATCGACGAGGCCAGCGAAAACAACATCAGCGTGGCCATACTCACTCAG GAGATCATGGTGTATCTGGCCATGAGCATCAGGACTCAGCCCAGTTTGTTCAGCGAGATGTTCAGGCTCCGTATCGGCCTCATCATCCAGGTCATGGCCACAGAACTGGCTCAGTCGCTCAACTGTTCAG GAGAGGAGGCCACAGAGAGTCTGATGAGTTTGAGTCCGTCTGAACTGAAGAATCTCCTCCACCACATCCTCAGCGGGAAGGAGTTCGGAGTCCAGCGCAGCG tgcGAGAGGTGGACACCGGAGTCAGTCCCGCCatctccatccatcatctgggCAACGTTGGCGCCACCAAGAGCGAGAGAGCCGGCATCAGCAAACTGAAGAGCGACATGAGGATG CTGGAGCACAGGTTGTCTCTGACGGATCCCAGTAAG GCAGACCACAGGTTGTCGCTGACGGAACCATTAAAG GGAATGAGATCTCAGTCACTGGACATAGAAAACATCGACTCTGGG AGGTACCGGATGACGTCAATAGAGTCTCTGGAAATCCCGGAGTGCACTCCTGTCGCCAAGGACACCAGACACGGCCAATGGCTGCGCAGGAGGCGTCTGGACGGCGCCCTGAACCGAGTCCCCGTCGGGTTCTACCAGAAAGTCTGGAAGATCCTGCAGAAG TGCCACGGTCTCTCCATCGAGGGGTTTGTTCTTCCTTCTTCTACCACCAGAGAG ATGACGCCTGGTGAGATCAAGTTCTCCGTCCACGTGGAGACGGTTTTGAACCGCGTCCCTCAGCCTGAGTACCggcagctgctggtggaggccATCTTGGTCCTCACCATGCTGGCTGACGTGGAGATCCAGAGCATCGGCTCCATCATCCACATCGAGAAGATCGTCCACCTCGCCAACGACATGTTCTACAAGGATCAG ATGGACCTCGGAGCAGAGGAGCACATCCTGGACAAGGACCCGGCCACCGGGGTGTGCAGGCTGCTGTACGACAGCGCCCCCAGTGGTCGCTTCGGGAGCATGACCTACCTCACCAAGGCCGTGGCGGAGTACGTGCAGGACCTGCTGCCCAGCGGGTCGTGTGCAGTGCAGTGA
- the phka1a gene encoding phosphorylase b kinase regulatory subunit alpha, skeletal muscle isoform isoform X5: MRSRSNSGVKLDNYARMVQQTILKHQDPVTGLLPGSPDQPDAWVRDNVYSVLSVWALSLAYRKNADRDEDKAKAYELEQSVVKLMRGVLQCIMRQLDKVEKFKYSRSTSDSLHAKYNTRTCAPVVGDDEWGHLQVDATSLFLFFLAQMTASGLHIVYTQDEVDVVQNLMFYIEAAYKVADYGMWERGDKTNQGITEINVSSIGMAKAALEALDDLNLFGAKGGPGSVVHALADDIQHCQSILTSMLPQASISKEVDAGVLSIISYPAFAVEDINIVNMTKEEIISKLQGRYGCCRFLRDGHKTPKEDPSRLYYESAELKLFENIECEWPLFWTYLILDGIFINSPEQVQEYQEALEGILIKQKDGLRLVPELYSVPADKVEEENMNPHSVERVSAGKCPLKWGQSLYILGNLLSEGFLAPGEIDPLNRRFSTIPKPDVVVQVSILAETEEIKELLLKNGIDVQTVADIHPIHVQPPKVLSHIYARLGRNPRLGLTGRPYRRIGVLGTSKFYIIRNTMFSFTPQFIDHQQFYLALDNKMIVEMLRTEISYLSSRWRMTGRPTVTFPISQTMLTEDHTNLDPAVLATLKKLQDGYYGGARIQTGKLSEFLTTSCFAHLSFLDGKGPVSMGHHSEGFDDASSDDGYVHELRYDDEADDLAQYLDHLLAHAAPKKPKQKVGGMGKFKAAVNKTKEMVSLTKKAKELNVQNVNMYLPNKLFRSRHPSLNLNFPERPEEQQNVGPDVQVTTESGIPRDASGDIDYTALVQMLKDTQSLQDQADILLILFKDKGMDWDTELLGKGSTVQSLLTDLYEKAGEFKLWGLIRMISGILRKKVEELDSACSDLLAHQKHLTVGLPPEPREKTITAPIPADQLAALIDEASENNISVAILTQEIMVYLAMSIRTQPSLFSEMFRLRIGLIIQVMATELAQSLNCSGEEATESLMSLSPSELKNLLHHILSGKEFGVQRSVREVDTGVSPAISIHHLGNVGATKSERAGISKLKSDMRMADHRLSLTEPLKDPRMPLTDPVTELDQSLTSPRKGMRSQSLDIENIDSGRYRMTSIESLEIPECTPVAKDTRHGQWLRRRRLDGALNRVPVGFYQKVWKILQKCHGLSIEGFVLPSSTTREMTPGEIKFSVHVETVLNRVPQPEYRQLLVEAILVLTMLADVEIQSIGSIIHIEKIVHLANDMFYKDQMDLGAEEHILDKDPATGVCRLLYDSAPSGRFGSMTYLTKAVAEYVQDLLPSGSCAVQ, translated from the exons GATCCGGTGACGGGTCTCCTGCCGGGCAGCCCGGATCAGCCGGACGCGTGGGTGCGAGACAACGTTTACAGCGTCTTGTCTGTGTGGGCCCTCAGTCTCGCCTACAGGAAGAAcgcagacagagatgaagacaaGGCCAAGGCCTACGAGCTGGAGCag AGTGTGGTAAAGCTGATGAGAGGTGTCCTGCAGTGTATCATGCGGCAG CTGGATAAGGTGGAGAAGTTTAAATACAGCAGAAGCACCTCAGACTCCCTCCACGCCAAGTACAACACCAGGACCTGCGCTCCAGTGGTCGGAGACGACGAGTGGGGTCACCTGCAGGTGGACGCCACCTCACTCTTCCTGTTCTTCCTCGCCCAGATGACCGCGTCTG GCCTTCACATCGTCTACACTCAGGATGAAGTGGACGTCGTTCAGAATCTCATGTTCTACATCGAGGCAGCTTATAAAGTGGCG GATTACGGGATGTGGGAAAGAGGAGACAAAACCAACCAGGGCATCACTGAGATTAACGTCAGCTCTATAGGCATGGCCAAG GCAGCTCTGGAGGCGTTGGACGACCTCAACCTGTTCGGAGCAAAAGGAGGACCTGGATCTGTGGTCCACGCCTTAGCTGACGACATACAGCACtgccag TCCATCCTGACCTCCATGTTACCCCAAGCGTCCATCTCTAAAGAGGTGGACGCCGGAGTCCTGTCCATCATCTCGTACCCTGCGTTTGCTGTCGAGGACATAAACATCGTCAACATGACCAAGGAGGAGATCATCTCCAAACTCCAG GGTCGATACGGCTGCTGCAGGTTCCTCAGGGATGGACACAAAACACCTAAAGAG GATCCGAGCAGACTGTATTACGAGTCCGCAGAACTGAAGCTGTTCGAGAACATCGAGTGCGAGTGGCCGCTCTTCTGGACCTACCTCATTCTGGACGGTATTTTTATCAACAGCCCAGAACAG gTGCAGGAGTACCAGGAGGCTCTGGAGGGAATCctcatcaaacagaaagacGGGTTACGTCTGGTCCCAGAGCTCTACAGCGTCCCCGCAGATAAG gtggaggaggagaacatgaaCCCTCACTCTGTGGAGAGAGTTTCTGCCGgtaaatgtcctctgaagtgGGGACAGTCTCTGTACATCCTGGGAAACCTTTTGTCTGAG GGTTTTCTTGCTCCTGGAGAGATCGACCCTCTGAACCGCCGTTTCTCCACCATCCCTAAGCCTGATGTGGTCGTACAGG TGTCAATTCTGGCCGAGACCGAGGAGATTAAAGAGCTGCTGTTGAAGAACGGTATCGACGTTCAGACGGTGGCCGACATCCATCCCATCCACGTGCAGCCCCCCAAAGTCCTGAGCCACATTTACGCCCGACTCG GACGTAACCCGAGGCTCGGTCTGACCGGACGACCCTACAGGAGGATCGGAGTGTTGGGAACCTCAAAGTTCTACATCATCAGGAACACCATGTTCTCATTCACTCCGCAG TTCATCGATCACCAGCAGTTCTACCTGGCGTTGGACAACAAGATGATCGTGGAGATGTTGAGGACAGAAATCTCCTACCTCTCATCCAGGTGGAGGATGACTGGACGACCCACTGTCACGTTTCCCATTTCACAGACGATGCtga ctgaaGACCACACAAACCTGGACCCTGCCGTCTTGGCCACACTGAAGAAGTTACAGGACGGGTACTATGGAGGAGCGAG GATCCAGACGGGGAAGCTGTCGGAATTCTtgaccacttcctgtttcgCCCACCTGAGTTTCCTGGACGGTAAGGGTCCCGTCAGCATGGGCCACCACAGCGAAGGGTTTGATGATGCGAGTAGCGACGATGGATACGTGCATGAGTTACGTTATGATGATG AGGCCGATGACCTCGCTCAGTACCTGGACCACCTGTTGGCCCACGCTGCCCCCAAGAAGCCCAAACAGAAGGTCGGGGGAATGGGCAAGTTCAAGGCCGCAGTCAACAAAACAAAGGAGATGGTGTCTCTGACGAAAAAGGCTAAGGAGCTCAACGTACAGA ACGTCAACATGTACCTGCCAAACAAACTGTTTCGCTCTCGTCACCCGTCGCTCAACCTGAACTTCCCGGAACGCCCCGAAGAACAACAAAATGTG GGTCCAGACGTGCAGGTCACCACGGAGAGCGGCATCCCCAGAGACGCCAGCGGAGACATCGACTACACGGCTTTGGTCCAGATGCTGAAAGACACACAAAGTCTCCAGGACCAGGCGGACAtactcctcatcctcttcaaaGACAA GGGCATGGACTGGGACACTGAGCTGCTCGGGAAAGGCTCCACGGTGCAATCGCTGCTCACCGACCTTTACGAAAAGGCCGGAGAGTTCAAGCTGTGGGGCCTCATCAGGATGATCTCTGGCATTCTGAGGAAGAAGGTGGAGGAGCTCGACTCG GCTTGCTCTGATTTGCTGGCGCACCAGAAGCACCTGACTGTGGGTCTGCCTCCTGAGCCCAGAGAGAAAACCATCACGGCTCCGATACCTGCGGACCAGCTGGCTGCGCTCATCGACGAGGCCAGCGAAAACAACATCAGCGTGGCCATACTCACTCAG GAGATCATGGTGTATCTGGCCATGAGCATCAGGACTCAGCCCAGTTTGTTCAGCGAGATGTTCAGGCTCCGTATCGGCCTCATCATCCAGGTCATGGCCACAGAACTGGCTCAGTCGCTCAACTGTTCAG GAGAGGAGGCCACAGAGAGTCTGATGAGTTTGAGTCCGTCTGAACTGAAGAATCTCCTCCACCACATCCTCAGCGGGAAGGAGTTCGGAGTCCAGCGCAGCG tgcGAGAGGTGGACACCGGAGTCAGTCCCGCCatctccatccatcatctgggCAACGTTGGCGCCACCAAGAGCGAGAGAGCCGGCATCAGCAAACTGAAGAGCGACATGAGGATG GCAGACCACAGGTTGTCGCTGACGGAACCATTAAAG GACCCCAGGATGCCTTTAACTGATCCAGTCAcagag TTGGACCAGTCTCTGACTTCTCCTCGCAAG GGAATGAGATCTCAGTCACTGGACATAGAAAACATCGACTCTGGG AGGTACCGGATGACGTCAATAGAGTCTCTGGAAATCCCGGAGTGCACTCCTGTCGCCAAGGACACCAGACACGGCCAATGGCTGCGCAGGAGGCGTCTGGACGGCGCCCTGAACCGAGTCCCCGTCGGGTTCTACCAGAAAGTCTGGAAGATCCTGCAGAAG TGCCACGGTCTCTCCATCGAGGGGTTTGTTCTTCCTTCTTCTACCACCAGAGAG ATGACGCCTGGTGAGATCAAGTTCTCCGTCCACGTGGAGACGGTTTTGAACCGCGTCCCTCAGCCTGAGTACCggcagctgctggtggaggccATCTTGGTCCTCACCATGCTGGCTGACGTGGAGATCCAGAGCATCGGCTCCATCATCCACATCGAGAAGATCGTCCACCTCGCCAACGACATGTTCTACAAGGATCAG ATGGACCTCGGAGCAGAGGAGCACATCCTGGACAAGGACCCGGCCACCGGGGTGTGCAGGCTGCTGTACGACAGCGCCCCCAGTGGTCGCTTCGGGAGCATGACCTACCTCACCAAGGCCGTGGCGGAGTACGTGCAGGACCTGCTGCCCAGCGGGTCGTGTGCAGTGCAGTGA